In Corylus avellana chromosome ca2, CavTom2PMs-1.0, the following proteins share a genomic window:
- the LOC132168555 gene encoding putative pentatricopeptide repeat-containing protein At1g56570, whose amino-acid sequence MSTKRLLSNTNFHSIPPIIRNSIQWAHNCNTQSKPPFLPKGPSVLATNLIKSYFQRGLIKEARVLFDEMPERDVVAWTAMVAGYTACNRYSHAWTVFGEMMGNGLEPNAFTLSSALKASKGMKALSCGALVHGLAIKHGVEGSMYVDNALMDMYATCCVSMDEACRIFQDIRAKNAVSWTTLITGYTHRGDGYGGLRVFRQMLQEEAELNPFSFSIAVRACASISSHTSGKQIHGAVITHGFDSNLPVMNSILDMYCRCGCLSEANQCFHEMNEKDLITWNTLIAGHEKLDSSESLRIFSQMESEDFSPNCFTLTSVTAACANLAVLNCGQQVHGGIVRRGLDGNLALANALIDMYAKCGSITDSCKVFSQMNCRDLVSWTTMMIGYGAHGYGREAVDLYDAMIRSGIRPDRIVFMAVLSACSHAGLVDEGLRYFESMMGDYKIKPNQEIYGCVVDLLGRAGRVKEAYQLIERMPFKPDESVWGALLGACKAHKLTNLSKLAARKVLDLRPNMVGTYVMLSNIYAAEGKWGEFADIRKLMRGMRSKKEAGRSWIEVKDQVYSFVVGDKMGSHIKWVYRVLDLLICHMKESGYVPDLDCLINDLEDGT is encoded by the exons ATGAGCACAAAAAGATTACTATCCAACACAAATTTCCATTCAATCCCACCCATAATCCGAAATTCCATTCAATGGGCCCACAACTGCAATACCCAATCAAAGCCACCATTTTTACCAAAGGGGCCCTCCGTATTAGCCACAAATCTAATCAAATCATACTTTCAAAGGGGTTTGATTAAAGAAGCTCGGGTACTGTTCGATGAAATGCCTGAAAGAGACGTGGTTGCATGGACGGCCATGGTTGCGGGGTACACTGCTTGCAACCGCTACAGCCATGCATGGACTGTGTTCGGTGAGATGATGGGGAACGGACTGGAGCCAAATGCTTTTACTTTGTCCAGCGCTTTGAAGGCGAGTAAGGGCATGAAGGCTCTTTCATGTGGGGCATTGGTTCATGGATTAGCCATCAAGCATGGCGTGGAGGGGTCTATGTACGTTGATAATGCACTCATGGACATGTATGCTACTTGTTGTGTTAGCATGGACGAGGCATGCCGGATCTTTCAGGATATACGTGCAAAGAATGCTGTGTCATGGACTACTTTGATCACTGGGTACACTCATAGAGGTGATGGATATGGTGGGCTTCGAGTTTTCCGGCAAATGTTGCAG GAGGAAGCAGAACTCAACCCATTTAGTTTTTCTATTGCGGTTAGAGCTTGTGCCTCAATTAGCTCTCACACTTCGGGCAAACAAATACATGGAGCAGTGATTACACATGGGTTTGATTCCAATCTTCCCGTCATGAATTCTATACTAGACATGTATTGCAGGTGTGGGTGTTTGTCTGAGGCAAATCAGTGCTTCCatgaaatgaatgaaaaagACTTGATCACATGGAATACTTTGATCGCTGGACATGAGAAGTTGGATTCCAGCGAGTCCTTACGTATCTTTTCACAGATGGAGTCAGAAGATTTTAGTCCAAATTGCTTCACGCTTACCAGTGTTACAGCCGCCTGCGCTAATCTAGCAGTTTTGAATTGCGGACAACAGGTTCATGGAGGAATCGTTCGTCGAGGCCTTGACGGTAACTTGGCATTGGCTAATGCCCTTATTGACATGTATGCCAAGTGTGGAAGCATAACTGACTCATGCAAAGTTTTTAGTCAAATGAACTGCAGAGATTTGGTCTCTTGGACTACGATGATGATAGGATATGGGGCTCATGGATATGGAAGAGAGGCTGTTGACTTGTATGATGCGATGATTAGATCCGGTATTAGACCTGATAGGATTGTGTTTATGGCGGTTCTGAGTGCTTGCAGCCATGCTGGACTTGTAGATGAAGGTTTGAGGTACTTCGAATCAATGATGGGGGATTATAAAATCAAGCCAAATCAGGAGATTTATGGTTGTGTCGTGGATTTGTTAGGGCGTGCCGGGCGAGTTAAGGAGGCTTACCAACTAATAGAGCGCATGCCATTTAAACCCGATGAGTCTGTTTGGGGGGCACTTCTTGGAGCTTGTAAAGCACATAAGCTTACGAATTTGAGCAAATTGGCAGCTCGAAAGGTATTAGATTTGAGGCCAAATATGGTGGGGACGTACGTGATGCTGTCAAATATATATGCAGCTGAAGGTAAGTGGGGGGAGTTCGCAGATATCAGGAAGTTGATGAGAGGGATGAGGAGTAAGAAAGAGGCTGGGAGGAGCTGGATCGAGGTAAAAGACCAGGTTTATAGTTTTGTTGTTGGAGATAAGATGGGTTCTCACATAAAGTGGGTGTATAGAGTTTTGGATTTGTTGATTTGTCATATGAAGGAATCAGGATATGTACCTGATTTAGATTGCTTAATAAATGACCTAGAAGATGGGACTTGA
- the LOC132168554 gene encoding pentatricopeptide repeat-containing protein At1g08070, chloroplastic-like, with the protein MNFTKVNPLSSTAIKSALNRKPTFRPSINLSILETQLAKCQNIKHLNQILSQMILTGFIGDTLAASRVLKFSAYSPFIHIDHSCRIFDRIEDPNGFIWNTMMRAYVQRNSPGKAISLYKSMLDETGGGDNYTYPVLVQACAFRLSEFEGKQMHDHVLKLGFDSDVYVQNTLINMYAVCGKMGDARRLFDESPVLDSVSWNSILAGYVQIGDVENARYVYDRMPERNTIASNSMIVLLGRTGHVIEACQLFNEMPEKDMVSWSALISCYEQNEMYEEALAMFVKMMANGIMVDEVVVVSILSACAHLLVVNTGKIVHGLVVKIGTESYVNLQNAFIHMYSTCGDIVAAQKLFNAGCHLDQISWNSMISGYLKCGSVEIAKELFDSMPNKDIVSWSTMITGYAQHDCFSETLALFQEMQLEGISPDDTSLVSVISACTHLAALDLGKWIHAYIRKNALKVNIILGTTLINMYMKCGCVENAMEVFYGMEERGVSTWNALILGLAINGLVDKSLGMFSEMKKCGVVPNEITFMGVLGACRHKGLVDEGRQHFNSIIQEHKIEPNVKHYGCMVDLLGRAGMLKEAEELIESMPMAPDVATWGALLGACKKHGDNEMGERVGRKLIGFQPDHDGFHVLLSNIYASKGNWDDVLEVRGMMMQHGVMKIPGCSMIEANGVVHEFLAGDKTHPRINEIEDKLDEMAKKLKMEGYAPDTNEVSLDIDQEEKETSLFRHSEKLAIAFGLIATSPPTPIRIVKNLRICNDCHTAAKFISKAFNREIVVRDRHRFHHFKQGSCSCTDYW; encoded by the coding sequence ATGAATTTTACGAAAGTGAACCCTCTTTCCTCCACGGCTATAAAATCAGCTTTGAATCGCAAACCCACATTCAGGCCAAGCATAAATCTCTCAATCCTAGAGACCCAGTTGGCCAAATGCCAAAATATCAAGCACTTGAACCAAATCCTGTCCCAGATGATCCTCACTGGCTTCATCGGCGACACCTTGGCCGCCAGCAGAGTCCTCAAATTCTCTGCTTACTCACCCTTCATTCACATCGATCACTCCTGCCGAATCTTCGACCGCATTGAGGACCCAAATGGGTTTATTTGGAACACCATGATGAGAGCATATGTACAGAGAAATTCTCCCGGAAAGGCTATATCTTTGTACAAATCGATGTTGGATGAGACTGGGGGTGGCGATAATTACACATACCCAGTTCTAGTTCAAGCCTGCGCTTTCCGGTTATCGGAATTTGAAGGGAAACAGATGCATGACCATGTTTTGAAATTGGGTTTTGATTCGGATGTTTATGTGCAGAACACGTTGATTAATATGTATGCGGTGTGTGGGAAGATGGGTGATGCGCGTCGCTTGTTTGATGAAAGTCCTGTATTGGATTCAGTTTCATGGAATTCGATCTTGGCAGGGTATGTTCAGATAGGGGATGTCGAGAACGCCAGGTATGTATATGATAGGATGCCGGAGAGGAACACAATTGCTTCAAATTCTATGATCGTGTTGCTCGGCAGGACAGGTCACGTGATTGAGGCTTGTCAGTTATTTAATGAGATGCCAGAGAAAGACATGGTATCTTGGAGTGCGCTGATTTCTTGCTATGAGCAAAATGAGATGTATGAGGAGGCTTTGGCTATGTTTGTGAAAATGATGGCCAATGGAATTATGGTGGATGAGGTTGTGGTGGTTAGTATTCTTTCTGCGTGTGCGCATTTATTAGTTGTCAACACAGGAAAAATTGTCCATGGCTTGGTTGTGAAAATTGGAACTGAATCTTATGTTAACCTTCAGAATGCTTTTATTCACATGTATTCAACTTGTGGAGACATAGTGGCAGCCCAAAAACTGTTCAATGCAGGCTGCCACTTGGACCAGATATCTTGGAACTCTATGATCTCTGGGTACTTGAAATGCGGATCAGTTGAAATTGCCAAGGAGTTATTTGATTCCATGCCCAATAAGGATATCGTGTCTTGGAGTACAATGATAACGGGGTATGCTCAACATGACTGTTTCTCAGAGACTTTGGCACTGTTCCAGGAGATGCAGCTTGAGGGAATCAGCCCTGATGACACCTCTTTGGTTAGCGTGATATCAGCTTGCACTCACCTGGCTGCCCTCGACTTAGGCAAATGGATTCATGCTTATATAAGGAAGAATGCTCTAAAGGTTAATATCATTTTGGGTACAACCCTTATAAACATGTACATGAAATGTGGGTGTGTAGAAAATGCAATGGAAGTTTTCTATGGCATGGAGGAAAGGGGGGTTTCTACTTGGAATGCTCTCATTCTTGGTTTGGCAATAAATGGTTTGGTAGATAAGTCACTTGGCATGTTTTCTGAGATGAAGAAATGTGGTGTAGTGCCTAATGAGATAACATTTATGGGAGTTCTTGGGGCTTGTAGACACAAAGGTTTAGTTGATGAGGGGCGTCAGCATTTCAATTCCATAATTCAAGAACACAAGATAGAGCCCAATGTTAAGCACTATGGATGCATGGTTGATCTTTTAGGGCGCGCAGGTATGCTCAAAGAAGCAGAGGAACTCATTGAGAGTATGCCCATGGCACCAGATGTCGCTACCTGGGGTGCCTTGCTTGGGGCTTGCAAGAAACATGGTGACAATGAAATGGGGGAGAGAGTTGGAAGAAAGCTCATTGGGTTTCAACCTGACCATGATGGGTTCCATGTGTTATTGTCcaatatatatgcttcaaaagGTAATTGGGATGATGTTCTTGAAGTTAGGGGGATGATGATGCAACATGGGGTGATGAAGATCCCAGGTTGTAGTATGATTGAAGCAAATGGAGTAGTTCATGAATTTCTAGCGGGAGATAAGACACACCCTCGGATAAATGAGATTGAGGATAAGTTGGATGAAATGGCTAAGAAACTGAAAATGGAAGGTTATGCACCGGACACAAATGAGGTTTCCCTTGACATTGATCAAGAAGAGAAGGAAACATCTCTGTTTAGGCATAGTGAGAAGCTTGCAATCGCCTTCGGGCTTATTGCTACCAGTCCACCAACACCAATTAGGATCGTGAAGAATTTGCGAATATGTAATGATTGCCATACAGCAGCTAAGTTCATCTCTAAAGCTTTTAATCGCGAAATTGTGGTGAGGGATCGGCATCGCTTTCACCACTTCAAGCAGGGTTCTTGTTCATGTACGGACTATTGGTAG
- the LOC132168557 gene encoding psbP domain-containing protein 1, chloroplastic — protein sequence MATIVDSFAPPIPTHPPAGSTRCTSPFPPRHFIPCLINRSIHCRSISCHAQTTKAFAVPRRNAVVLILSSYFFSRVSLPDAAFAQPSVGFREYIDTFDGYSFKYPQNWIQVRGAGADIFFRDPYVLDENISVELSSPSSSKYKSVEDLGPPQEAGQKVLKQYLTEFMSTRLGVRRESNILSTSSNVADDGRTYYQVEVNIKSYASNNELAVMPQERVVRLEWDRRYLSVLGVENNRLYELRLQTPENVFLEEENDLRRVMDSFRVNKVLG from the exons ATGGCGACCATCGTGGACTCCTTCGCTCCTCCTATTCCGACTCACCCACCCGCCGGTTCAACTCGGTGTACGTCGCCGTTTCCTCCCCGCCACTTCATTCCCTGCCTCATCAACCGCTCCATCCACTGCCGCTCAATTTCTTGCCATGCCCAGACG ACTAAAGCTTTTGCAGTTCCCAGGAGGAATGCGGTGGTCTTAATCTTGTCAAGCTATTTCTTCTCAAGAGTTAGTTTGCCTGATGCTGCATTTGCTCAACCATCCGTTGGGTTCAGAGAATACATAGATACTTTTGATGGCTATTCGTTTAAGTACCCTCAGAACTGGATTCAAGTCCGAGGTGCTGGGGCTGACATATTCTTCAGGGACCCTTATGTTCTTGATGAAAATATCTCTGTGGAGTTGTCCTCCCCCTCATCCTCCAAGTACAAGAGTGTTGAAGACTTGGGTCCCCCTCAAGAAGCTGGACAGAAAGTACTTAAGCAGTATTTGACAGAGTTCATGTCTACAAGGCTTGGTGTCAGGCGCGAATCAAATATTCTTTCCACATCTTCGAATGTCGCTGACGATGGGAGGACATACTATCAAGTCGAG GTAAACATAAAGTCATATGCAAGCAACAATGAGCTGGCTGTTATGCCACAAGAACGTGTGGTTCGTTTGGAATGGGACCGGCGCTACCTTTCAGTTCTTGGAGTAGAAAACAATCGGCTGTACGAGCTGAGGCTGCAAACACCTGAAAATGTGTTCTTGGAAGAGGAAAATGATCTTCGCCGAGTAATGGATTCCTTCAGAGTAAACAAGGTGCTTGGTTGA
- the LOC132168556 gene encoding AP-3 complex subunit mu isoform X2, with amino-acid sequence MPPLMGIEFLCRVADVLSDYLGGLNEDVIKDNFVIVYELLDEMIDNGFPLTTEPNILREMIARPNIVSKMLSVVTGNSSNVTETLPGATASCVPWRTTDPKYANNEVYVDLVEEMDATINRDGVLVKCEIYGEVQVNSHLSGLPDLTLSFANPSIFDDVRFHPCVRFRPWESHQILSFVPPDGQFKLMSYRVKKLKSTPIYVKPQLTSGAGTCNVSVLVGIRNDPGKIIDSITVQFQLPACILSADLTSNHGTVNILANKTCSWSIGRIPRDKAPSMTGTLVLETGIERLHVFPTFQVSFRIMGVALSGLQIDKLDLKNLPNRPYKGFRALTQAGEFEVRS; translated from the exons ATGCCACCTTTGATGGGCATTGAG TTTCTTTGCAGAGTAGCTGATGTCCTCTCAGATTATCTTGGAGGGTTGAATGAAGATGTCATAAAGGATAACTTCGTTATTGTATATGAG CTTCTTGATGAGATGATAGACAATGGCTTCCCTCTCACTACAGAACCTAACATATTGAGAGAGATGATAGCTCGACCAAACATTGTTAGCAAAATGTTGAGCGTTGTGACTGGTAATAGTTCCAATGTCACTGAAACACTTCCAGGTGCAACAGCATCCTGTGTTCCATGGAGAACGACAGACCCAAAATATGCAAATAATGAAGTTTACGTTGATCTTGTTGAAGAAATGGATGCAACTATTAACAG GGATGGAGTCCTAGTGAAATGCGAGATTTATGGTGAAGTTCAAGTGAACTCCCATCTCTCAGGTCTTCCTGATTTGACTCTTTCATTTGCAAATCCTTCCATCTTCGATGATGTGAGATTCCATCCGTGTGTTCGGTTTCGACCTTGGGAGTCCCATCAAATTCTGTCATTTGTCCCTCCTGATGGACAGTTTAAGCTCATGAGTTACAG GGTTAAAAAGTTGAAGAGTACTCCTATATACGTAAAACCGCAGCTGACGTCAGGTGCTGGGACATGTAATGTCAGTGTGTTGGTTGGAATACGAAATGATCCTGGAAAGATAATCGACTCAATAACTGTGCAATTTCAACTGCCTGCTTGCATTCTATCAGCTGATCTGACTTCAAATCATGGAACAGTAAACATCCTTGCAAATAAG ACCTGCTCGTGGTCAATTGGTCGGATCCCTAGAGACAAAGCCCCTTCAATGACTGGAACCTTGGTGCTTGAGACGGGCATAGAGCGCCTTCATGTATTTCCCACATTTCAAGTGTCTTTTAGAATTATGGGTGTTGCCCTCTCTGGCTTGCAAATAGACAAACTGGATCTGAAGAATCTACCTAATCGGCCGTACAAAGGTTTTCGAGCTCTCACACAAGCAGGGGAATTTGAAGTAAGGTCATGA
- the LOC132168556 gene encoding AP-3 complex subunit mu isoform X1 has protein sequence MLQCIFLLSDSGEVMLEKQLSGHRVDRSICAWFWEQVIAQGDSFKLQPVIASPTHYLFQVVREGITFLACTQVDMPPLMGIEFLCRVADVLSDYLGGLNEDVIKDNFVIVYELLDEMIDNGFPLTTEPNILREMIARPNIVSKMLSVVTGNSSNVTETLPGATASCVPWRTTDPKYANNEVYVDLVEEMDATINRDGVLVKCEIYGEVQVNSHLSGLPDLTLSFANPSIFDDVRFHPCVRFRPWESHQILSFVPPDGQFKLMSYRVKKLKSTPIYVKPQLTSGAGTCNVSVLVGIRNDPGKIIDSITVQFQLPACILSADLTSNHGTVNILANKTCSWSIGRIPRDKAPSMTGTLVLETGIERLHVFPTFQVSFRIMGVALSGLQIDKLDLKNLPNRPYKGFRALTQAGEFEVRS, from the exons atgtTGCAGTGTATATTTCTTCTATCAGATTCCGG CGAGGTAATGCTAGAGAAACAGCTATCTGGGCATCGAGTGGACCGGTCCATATGTGCGTGGTTTTGGGAGCAGGTCATTGCTCAAGGTGATTCCTTCAAG CTACAACCAGTAATTGCATCCCCAACACATTACCTTTTCCAAGTTGTTCGTGAAGGGATCACTTTTTTAGCTTGCACTCAAGTTGACATGCCACCTTTGATGGGCATTGAG TTTCTTTGCAGAGTAGCTGATGTCCTCTCAGATTATCTTGGAGGGTTGAATGAAGATGTCATAAAGGATAACTTCGTTATTGTATATGAG CTTCTTGATGAGATGATAGACAATGGCTTCCCTCTCACTACAGAACCTAACATATTGAGAGAGATGATAGCTCGACCAAACATTGTTAGCAAAATGTTGAGCGTTGTGACTGGTAATAGTTCCAATGTCACTGAAACACTTCCAGGTGCAACAGCATCCTGTGTTCCATGGAGAACGACAGACCCAAAATATGCAAATAATGAAGTTTACGTTGATCTTGTTGAAGAAATGGATGCAACTATTAACAG GGATGGAGTCCTAGTGAAATGCGAGATTTATGGTGAAGTTCAAGTGAACTCCCATCTCTCAGGTCTTCCTGATTTGACTCTTTCATTTGCAAATCCTTCCATCTTCGATGATGTGAGATTCCATCCGTGTGTTCGGTTTCGACCTTGGGAGTCCCATCAAATTCTGTCATTTGTCCCTCCTGATGGACAGTTTAAGCTCATGAGTTACAG GGTTAAAAAGTTGAAGAGTACTCCTATATACGTAAAACCGCAGCTGACGTCAGGTGCTGGGACATGTAATGTCAGTGTGTTGGTTGGAATACGAAATGATCCTGGAAAGATAATCGACTCAATAACTGTGCAATTTCAACTGCCTGCTTGCATTCTATCAGCTGATCTGACTTCAAATCATGGAACAGTAAACATCCTTGCAAATAAG ACCTGCTCGTGGTCAATTGGTCGGATCCCTAGAGACAAAGCCCCTTCAATGACTGGAACCTTGGTGCTTGAGACGGGCATAGAGCGCCTTCATGTATTTCCCACATTTCAAGTGTCTTTTAGAATTATGGGTGTTGCCCTCTCTGGCTTGCAAATAGACAAACTGGATCTGAAGAATCTACCTAATCGGCCGTACAAAGGTTTTCGAGCTCTCACACAAGCAGGGGAATTTGAAGTAAGGTCATGA